In one Culex quinquefasciatus strain JHB chromosome 2, VPISU_Cqui_1.0_pri_paternal, whole genome shotgun sequence genomic region, the following are encoded:
- the LOC119766249 gene encoding uncharacterized protein LOC119766249, whose protein sequence is MPKDLPIFRGDPDDWPLFLSAYNNFTNACGYTNVENLARLQKAVMSTLYMFYGRPEVLIQTLLDKLRETPSPKADRLETLINFGMAVQNLCDHIEASGQLAHLYNPVLLRELVEKLPTQQRLNWAFFKQQFAEVDLRAFAAYMSVLVAAASEVTVVSESKRRDRNSDKSYLNAHSVSDQATATDNLEVEQTKNEVRDIVCLACNGSCHKVKDCISFKKWDSNARWELVKDNHLCRTCLGKHGRRPCRMQSRCGVDGCQERHHQLLHTRTPTAAQSKHQTSPKEIHKPPQDNERQEDGLSAHHATKKSTLFRILPVTLSWQGKSIDTFAFLDDGSDLTLVEHSIAEQLGIDDGEQIPLCLSWTSNVTRQEPQSLRICLEVSGKDKKGQFTLSDTRTVASLDLPKQTLRYADLARQYPYLRGLPVSSYEAASPGILIGSNNAGLIATLSLREGQLGEPLASKTRLGWTVYGCSDAGLKTTNYTLHVLQSIGVSAEKGPESEEDKRARNILEATTKRVSNRFETGLLWRHDDVKFPNSFPMAMRRLECFERRLAKDPELKSSVERQIREYLDNKYIHEVTPDEMKSADPNKVWHLPLGAVRNPKKPGKIRLVWDAAAKVGNVSLNSMLLKGPDQLKPLASVLCGFRERPVAVCGDLKQMFHQFRIRQDDVQSQRFLYRDNPSEEVKTFAMDVGSFGATCSPCQAQYIKNLNATEHAAEFPEAAKAIVDKHYVDDYLDSFDSEAEAIKVALEVKEVHTRGGFEIRNWHSNSNALLERVGEPKQAQSTVISIDAESEAERVLGLLWLPEEDVLAFATQLQLDGNPPTKRNILRCVMSLFDSQGILSHITIQGRMIIQDTWRNKTKWDDEVIEAIRIRWLRWTKLFKRVGEMKLHRAYFPGFSAAEVGSVELHVFTDASEEAYACTAYFRVVINGKVYVTLAMAKAKVAPLKALSVPRLELMGALLGARLAKAVMEYHTYPICRRVFWTDSKTTLAWINSHHRRYRQFVAFRVGEILSKTDSIEWRYVPTLHNPADEATKWGKGPSTDVQSRWFQGPDFLYLPKAEWPAQATSQLLETEEELRPCLVHKKQQAEDIFEINNFSQELHPQETSTTPGDGMAQKEELQKAENSLWRIAQESTYPDEIVILKQGNARPKKAIEKTSPVYKLTPFLDENDVMRVDSRIGIVPFVTFDFKFPIILPRHHPLTKLVIDWYHRRYLHANHKTVHNEVRQRFHIAKLYTTILQVAKACQTCKNNTVTPATPRMAPLPESRLAAMVRPFSYVGLDYFGPISVRVGRCCVKRWVALFTCLTVRAVHLEVVHSLSTESCKMAVRRFVGRRGSPVEIHSDNGTNFQGASRELKEEIATIGQGLAAIFTNSNTKWIFIPPSAPHFGGSWERLVRSVKVALRSLCSDRNPNDETLLTVVAEAESIVNSRPLTSIPLESADEEALTPNHFLLLSSSGVAQPPRVLSEPTKTTRSNWNLARQLVDNFWRRWISEYLPTIANRTKWHSEAKAIKVDDQVLVVNDGHSPDYYGSTTATCIKTGSAGH, encoded by the exons AGATCCGGACGACTGGCCACTCTTTCTCTCGGCGTATAATAACTTCACTAACGCTTGCGGGTATACCAACGTGGAAAATCTAGCGCGGCTTCAGAAAGCG GTGATGTCTACACTATACATGTTCTACGGAAGGCCCGAGGTTCTAATTCAGACGCTATTGGACAAGCTGCGCGAAACGCCGTCCCCAAAGGCAGACAGATTAGAAACGCTGATCAACTTCGGTATGGCCGTACAGAACCTTTGCGATCATATTGAGGCATCTGGTCAATTGGCTCATCTTTACAACCCCGTCCTGTTGCGGGAACTGGTCGAGAAACTCCCTACACAACAACGTCTCAATTGGGCTTTTTTCAAGCAGCAGTTTGCGGAAGTGGACCTCCGCGCCTTCGCGGCCTATATGTCAGTGCTCGTAGCAGCGGCATCTGAGGTCACAGTCGTCTCAGAATCAAAACGTCGAGATCGCAACAGTGATAAGAGCTACCTCAATGCACATTCGGTTAGCGATCAAGCAACGGCGACCGACAATCTCGAAGTAGAGCAGACAAAGAACGAGGTTCGTGACATAGTCTGCTTAGCCTGTAATGGAAGTTGTCACAAGGTGAAAGACTGCATTTCGTTCAAGAAGTGGGATTCTAATGCTCGGTGGGAACTGGTTAAGGATAACCACCTGTGCCGGACATGCCTGGGCAAACATGGTCGCCGCCCTTGCAGGATGCAGTCACGATGTGGGGTGGACGGCTGCCAAGAACGTCACCATCAGCTGTTGCATACACGTACACCAACAGCTGCTCAATCGAAGCACCAAACATCACCGAAGGAAATCCACAAACCTCCTCAAGACAACGAACGGCAGGAAGATGGGCTGAGCGCGCACCATGCAACCAAGAAGTCCACCCTATTCCGGATCCTTCCGGTAACGCTGTCCTGGCAAGGAAAGTCGATTGACACGTTCGCGTTTCTAGATGACGGGTCCGATTTGACGCTGGTGGAGCACTCAATTGCAGAACAACTCGGTATTGACGATGGTGAGCAGATCCCGTTGTGTTTATCCTGGACCAGCAACGTGACGAGGCAGGAACCACAGTCCCTGCGCATCTGCCTGGAGGTATCGGGCAAGGACAAGAAGGGACAGTTTACGTTGAGCGATACAAGAACAGTTGCTAGTTTGGACTTGCCGAAACAGACTTTGAGGTATGCAGATCTGGCGCGGCAGTACCCGTACTTGCGAGGTCTCCCGGTTAGCAGTTACGAAGCGGCCTCACCTGGCATCCTGATCGGCTCAAACAACGCTGGACTAATCGCCACACTGAGCTTGCGCGAAGGACAACTCGGCGAACCTCTAGCCAGCAAAACACGGCTAGGCTGGACCGTATACGGATGCAGTGACGCCGGACTAAAGACGACGAACTACACTCTGCATGTCCTGCAA AGCATCGGCGTATCGGCAGAGAAGGGACCAGAATCAGAGGAAGACAAGCGTGCTCGGAACATCCTGGAGGCGACAACTAAGCGCGTATCCAACAGGTTCGAAACTGGGCTGTTGTGGCGACACGATGACGTCAAGTTCCCCAACAGTTTTCCCATGGCAATGCGCCGTCTGGAATGCTTTGAACGGAGGTTGGCAAAAGATCCTGAACTTAAGTCAAGCGTGGAACGACAAATCAGAGAATACCTGGACAACAAGTACATCCACGAGGTGACGCCGGATGAGATGAAATCAGCCGACCCCAATAAAGTGTGGCATTTACCGTTGGGTGCCGTTCGGAACCCAAAGAAGCCCGGGAAAATCAGACTTGTGTGGGACGCCGCTGCGAAAGTGGGGAACGTTTCGCTTAACTCAATGCTCCTCAAGGGACCAGATCAACTGAAGCCTCTTGCTTCCGTGCTTTGTGGCTTTCGTGAGCGTCCGGTGGCCGTGTGCGGCGACCTTAAACAAATGTTCCATCAGTTCAGAATTCGCCAAGACGATGTACAAAGCCAACGGTTCCTCTACCGCGATAATCCCTCGGAAGAGGTCAAGACGTTCGCAATGGATGTGGGCAGCTTCGGGGCCACCTGCTCTCCCTGCCAAGCTCAGTACATCAAAAACCTCAATGCTACGGAGCACGCCGCGGAGTTCCCGGAAGCGGCCAAAGCAATCGTGGACAAGCATTATGTGGACGATTACCTCGACAGCTTTGACTCCGAAGCCGAGGCGATCAAGGTAGCACTGGAGGTGAAGGAAGTACATACTCGGGGCGGGTTTGAGATTAGAAACTGGCACTCGAACTCGAACGCGCTTCTCGAACGGGTCGGGGAGCCGAAGCAGGCACAATCCACGGTCATCAGTATCGACGCGGAGAGCGAAGCCGAACGGGTTCTGGGACTCTTGTGGCTGCCAGAAGAAGATGTCCTCGCCTTCGCTACGCAGTTGCAGCTGGACGGAAACCCACCTACGAAGCGGAACATCCTCCGCTGCGTCATGAGCCTGTTCGACTCCCAAGGAATATTGTCCCACATCACCATACAAGGTCGGATGATTATCCAGGACACGTGGCGCAACAAAACGAAGTGGGACGACGAAGTTATCGAAGCCATCCGTATACGCTGGCTTAGATGGACTAAGTTGTTTAAAAGGGTCGGCGAAATGAAGCTACACCGTGCATACTTTCCCGGATTCTCCGCTGCAGAAGTCGGCTCAGTCGAATTGCACGTCTTCACAGACGCGAGTGAAGAGGCGTACGCCTGTACGGCCTACTTCCGGGTGGTCATCAATGGCAAAGTTTACGTTACACTGGCTATGGCCAAAGCGAAGGTTGCCCCCCTCAAGGCGTTGTCAGTGCCTCGGCTGGAACTAATGGGTGCACTGTTAGGAGCTCGGTTGGCCAAGGCAGTCATGGAATACCACACCTATCCGATCTGCCGCCGCGTCTTCTGGACCGATTCCAAAACCACGCTAGCCTGGATCAATTCCCACCATCGACGATACCGCCAGTTCGTAGCCTTCAGGGTAGGAGAGATACTGAGTAAGACCGACTCAATTGAGTGGCGGTACGTTCCCACGCTGCACAACCCGGCCGACGAAGCAACCAAATGGGGAAAAGGACCTAGCACCGATGTCCAATCTCGCTGGTTCCAGGGACCCGACTTTCTGTACCTGCCAAAGGCAGAATGGCCGGCGCAGGCAACATCGCAGCTGTTAGAGACGGAAGAAGAACTACGACCTTGTCTGGTTCATAAAAAACAACAAGCGGAAGACATCTTCGAGATCAACAACTTCTCTCA GGAACTGCATCCGCAAGAAACATCAACAACGCCTGGTGACGGGATGGCTCAAAAGGAAGAGCTACAGAAAGCAGAGAACAGTCTCTGGCGCATCGCTCAAGAGTCGACCTACCCGGACGAAATAGTTATTTTGAAACAAGGCAACGCGCGACCGAAGAAGGCCATCGAGAAAACTAGTCCGGTCTACAAGCTAACACCTTTCCTGGACGAAAACGATGTAATGCGCGTTGACAGTCGGATCGGAATAGTCCCGTTCGTCACCTTCGACTTCAAATTTCCAATTATTCTACCGCGACACCACCCCCTCACCAAGCTGGTCATCGACTGGTACCATCGTCGATACCTACATGCGAATCACAAGACTGTACATAACGAGGTGCGCCAACGGTTTCATATCGCCAAACTGTACACCACGATTCTTCAAGTCGCAAAAGCTTGCCAGACCTGTAAGAACAACACGGTGACACCGGCCACTCCCCGCATGGCCCCCCTACCAGAGTCACGTCTCGCCGCAATGGTGCGCCCTTTCTCGTACGTCGGCCTAGACTATTTCGGTCCCATTTCCGTCCGGGTTGGCAGATGCTGCGTCAAACGGTGGGTCGCACTCTTTACCTGCCTCACAGTGAGAGCAGTACACCTGGAAGTCGTACATTCTCTTTCCACGGAATCGTGTAAGATGGCCGTGCGACGATTTGTTGGGCGCCGCGGATCACCGGTGGAAATACATTCGGACAACGGGACAAATTTCCAGGGAGCTAGCAGGGAGCTGAAGGAAGAAATCGCAACTATCGGCCAGGGACTAGCGGCAATCTTCACCAACTCAAACACCAAATGGATTTTCATCCCGCCGTCCGCGCCACACTTTGGTGGCTCGTGGGAGCGATTAGTGAGATCAGTTAAAGTCGCGCTTCGTTCCTTATGTAGCGACCGTAACCCGAACGACGAGACGCTGCTGACCGTCGTGGCTGAAGCAGAATCAATAGTTAACTCTAGACCTCTAACTTCTATCCCTCTGGAAAGCGCCGACGAAGAAGCACTCACTCCGAACCATTTTTTGCTGCTCAGCTCGAGTGGAGTGGCTCAACCCCCCCGTGTACTCTCGGAGCCAACGAAGACAACGCGTTCGAATTGGAACCTGGCCCGCCAACTGGTGGACAACTTCTGGCGTCGATGGATCAGCGAGTACCTTCCTACGATCGCCAACCGGACGAAGTGGCACAGCGAAGCAAAAGCAATCAAGGTAGACGATCAAGTGCTTGTCGTCAACGATG GTCACAGTCCAGACTACTACGGGAGTACTACGGCGACCTGTATCAAAACTGGCAGTGCTGGACATTAA